Proteins encoded together in one Planctomyces sp. SH-PL14 window:
- a CDS encoding RidA family protein translates to MQPQEKAEKLGVTFTKQEPGYLNLCIQSGNQLITSGHVSDMKGKLGAGVSVEQGYQAARECAVKILRSVWNTHGTLNGLRVLKVLGCVNSSLDFTDQHLVVNGCSDLLHEVFGKTGDGFHARSALGFAQLPTGVAVEVEAIFEIKA, encoded by the coding sequence ATGCAGCCGCAGGAAAAGGCCGAGAAGCTCGGCGTCACGTTCACCAAGCAGGAGCCCGGATACCTCAACCTCTGCATCCAGAGTGGCAACCAGCTCATCACCTCCGGCCATGTCAGCGACATGAAGGGGAAGCTCGGAGCCGGCGTCAGCGTGGAGCAGGGGTACCAGGCGGCCCGCGAGTGCGCCGTCAAGATTCTCCGCTCGGTGTGGAACACGCACGGAACGCTGAACGGCCTGCGGGTCCTCAAAGTCCTCGGCTGCGTCAACTCCTCCCTGGACTTCACCGACCAGCACCTCGTCGTCAACGGCTGCTCGGACCTCCTGCACGAGGTCTTCGGCAAGACCGGCGACGGCTTCCATGCCCGCAGCGCCCTGGGATTCGCCCAGCTCCCGACTGGGGTGGCCGTCGAAGTCGAAGCGATTTTCGAGATCAAGGCGTAG
- a CDS encoding FIST N-terminal domain-containing protein: MRYASACNRIGNTHSALDRAIEDVRSQLDGRTPDLAFLFVSSDHGEAEYLGLRLQHDLGVRHLIGCTAEAVVGTGVEVEAGAALSLWCAAWDGVPLRTFHVSCERTPDGILASGFPAPEDLDFVPSALFLLGDPFSCPPDSIIERVESDYPGLPLMGGMASGGRGPGTNALFCDNRRLDEGAVGVLIGPGVPVHSLVSQGCRPVGERFLVTRAERNVVFELGGKPALDRLGEVFSGLSREDRELLQRGPHLGIAMNEYQAEFRRGDFLISNVLGGDKSNGAMAIGNLIRVGQTVQFHVRDAETADEDLRAMLSRTLTEIPKPAAGLLFSCNGRGTRMFPEPHHDAKVVAELAGPIPLAGLFAQGELGPVAGRNHIHGFTASLALFGDQPTA, translated from the coding sequence ATGCGGTATGCGTCGGCCTGCAATCGGATCGGGAATACGCATTCCGCCCTCGACCGCGCGATCGAAGACGTTCGCTCGCAGCTCGACGGCCGGACACCGGACCTCGCCTTCCTGTTCGTTTCGAGCGATCACGGTGAGGCGGAGTATTTGGGACTCCGGCTGCAGCACGATCTGGGCGTCCGGCACCTGATCGGCTGCACCGCCGAGGCGGTCGTCGGCACCGGAGTGGAGGTCGAGGCCGGCGCGGCGCTTTCCTTGTGGTGCGCCGCCTGGGACGGCGTCCCGCTTCGAACGTTCCACGTCTCGTGCGAGCGGACTCCCGACGGAATCCTGGCGAGCGGCTTCCCCGCTCCGGAAGACCTGGACTTCGTTCCCTCCGCCCTCTTTCTGCTGGGGGACCCGTTCTCCTGTCCGCCGGACAGCATCATCGAGCGGGTGGAGTCCGATTATCCGGGGCTTCCGCTGATGGGGGGGATGGCGAGCGGCGGCCGGGGGCCCGGGACCAACGCCCTCTTCTGCGACAACCGCCGGCTGGACGAGGGAGCCGTCGGAGTCCTGATCGGGCCCGGAGTTCCGGTCCATTCGCTCGTGTCGCAGGGGTGCCGGCCCGTCGGGGAGCGGTTCCTGGTGACGAGGGCGGAGCGGAACGTCGTCTTCGAACTCGGGGGCAAACCGGCTCTCGACCGGCTCGGAGAAGTCTTTTCCGGCCTGTCCCGCGAAGATCGGGAGCTCCTGCAGCGCGGCCCCCACCTGGGGATCGCGATGAACGAGTATCAGGCGGAGTTCCGCCGCGGAGATTTCCTGATCTCCAACGTTCTGGGAGGAGACAAGTCGAACGGGGCGATGGCGATCGGCAACCTGATCCGGGTCGGCCAGACGGTCCAGTTCCATGTCCGGGACGCAGAGACCGCCGATGAGGACCTGCGGGCGATGCTGAGTCGCACGCTGACCGAGATTCCGAAACCGGCGGCCGGCCTCCTGTTCAGCTGCAACGGTCGGGGGACGCGGATGTTCCCGGAGCCGCACCACGACGCGAAGGTCGTCGCGGAGCTGGCGGGGCCGATCCCGCTGGCGGGGCTCTTCGCCCAGGGCGAACTGGGACCGGTCGCGGGCCGAAACCACATTCACGGATTCACAGCCAGCCTCGCCCTCTTCGGTGACCAGCCCACGGCATAA